The Fundidesulfovibrio magnetotacticus genome includes the window GCCCCGGCCCAGGCTCCGGCCGAGGAAGACGAGCACCTGGAGGCCGGAAAGGCCGAGGCCGCCCGCGCCGCCGTGGACGCGCCCCTTCAGTAGTCGACATCAAAGACGCCATCGCGTAAGACCCGGACCGGGCCGGGGGGGCAGCCCTGCCCTCCCGGCCCGCTTGCGGTCAACCATCCAACCACCCGGATACCATGGCAGTTTTCCTCAAGCTTCTCGGCTACCTGCGGCCCTATTCACTCCTCTTCGCCTTCTGTCTGGGCCTGGTGGGGGTGCAAAGCGCCCTGGAACTGCTCAAGCCCTGGCCGCTCAAGCTCTGCGTGGACCAGATCATCGCCCGCCAGCCCCTGGAATTCTGGGGATGGACCGTGCCCGCCGACGTGCTCTCCACCGGGACGGAGCTGGCCGTGGTGGCCATCGCCCTGGTGGCCGTGCACTTCCTCTCGGGCTTCGTCCAGCTGGCCAACAACTACCTGACCATCCGCATGGGGCAGGACATGGTGCAGGACTTCCGCTGCGAACTCTTCGACCACCTGCAGCGCCAGTCCCTGCTCTTCCACCAGACCCGCCCCACCGGCGACCTGCTCTACCGCCTCATGGGCGACACCTACTCGGTGCAGACGCTGCTGATGAACGGCGTGTTCACCACGCTCACGAGCATCGTGCTCCTCATGGGCATGTTCTTCGTGCTCCTGGGCATCGACTGGGAGCTGACGCTCTACGCCATGGCCGTGGTGCCGCTCCTGATCCTGGCCATCGCCAGCGTGACCAAGAAGATCGGCAACCTGACCTACGAGACCCACATGAAGGAGTCCAAGGTCTATTCCACGGTGGAGAACATCTTCAACTCCATCTCGCTGGTGCAGGCCTTCGCCCGCGAAGACGAGGAGCGCAGGCGCTTCGTGGCCGAGAGCCAGCACAGCTTCGACCGCAAGCTCACGCTCTATTCGCTGCAGACGGCCTACGGCTGGCTGGTGGGCGCCATCACGGCGGCAGGCACGGCCTACGTGCTCTACGTGGGCGCGCGCCACGTGCTGGAGGGCGACCTCTCCACGGGCGACCTGCTCATCTTCCTGGGCTATCTGGCCTCGCTCTACACGCCGCTTAACAACATCGCCAACACCATGGGGGCCATCCGGGGCTCGCTGGCCCAGGCCCGGCGCGTGCTCGACGTGCTCGCCGAGGACAAGGCCGTGCCCGAGGCCCCCGACGCCAAGCCCCTGGAGATCACCAAGGGCGCGGTGGAGTTCTCCGGCGTCACCTTCGGCTACGATCCCGAACGCCCCGTGCTGAGCGGCGTGAGCTTCAAGGCCCGGGGCGGGGCCACCGTGGCCGTGGTGGGCCAGACCGGCGCGGGCAAGACCTCGCTCATCAGCCTGCTTCTGCGCTTCTACGACCCCCAGAAGGGGGCCATCACCATCGACGGGCAGGACCTGCGCAACGTCACCCTGAAGAGCGTGCGCCAGCAGGTGGCCATCGTGCTCCAGGACACGCACCTCTTCCCCATGAGCGTGCACGACAACATCGCCTACGGCAAACGCACCGCAACCCGCGAGGAAGTGGTGGCCGCGGCCACGCTGGCCAACGCCCACGAGTTCATCGAGGCCATGCCCCAGGGCTACGACTCGCTGCTCGACGAGCGCGGCTCCAACCTCTCGGGCGGCCAGCGCCAGCGCCTCTCCATCGCCCGGGCGCTCCTGAAGGACGCGCCCCTGCTCATCCTGGACGAGCCCACCTCGGCCCTGGACGCGGGCACCGAGGCCCAGATCATGGAAGGCCTGGACCGGCTCATGGAGAACCGCACCACCTTCGTGATCGCCCACCGCATGTCCATGATGCGCCGGGCCGACCTGATCCTGGTGATCAAGGACAAGACCGTGAGCGAGATGGGCACGTTCCAGGAACTCCTGGACAAGGGAGGCGAGTTCGCCCGTCTCCATGCTCTTCAGTTCGCGCCCCTCAAGGAACGCCGCCCCCGCGACGCCCAGGGCCAGGAGATCGTCGCCGAGGCGCCGTAAGGAGGCGTCCATGCCAAGCCGTTTCACCAGACTTCCGGCGCTGTTCGCGGCCCTTCTGCTGGCCGTGCTTTCGGTCGGCTGCTTCGGCGCCTCGGGCCTCTACACCATGCGCCTGGACGCCTACGCCGAGCATCTGCCCTACGGCAAACGCTTCGTGGTGCGCCCCGGGTTCATGGACATCGCGCCCGACGACAAGACCTTCCTGGCCTGCGCGGACATGCTCGCCAAGGCCCTGGAGCCCAAGGGCTACACCCGCGCGGCGTCACTGGAGGAGGCCGACCTGGTGGTCTACCTGGCCTGGAACGTCTCCGAGAA containing:
- a CDS encoding ABC transporter ATP-binding protein is translated as MAVFLKLLGYLRPYSLLFAFCLGLVGVQSALELLKPWPLKLCVDQIIARQPLEFWGWTVPADVLSTGTELAVVAIALVAVHFLSGFVQLANNYLTIRMGQDMVQDFRCELFDHLQRQSLLFHQTRPTGDLLYRLMGDTYSVQTLLMNGVFTTLTSIVLLMGMFFVLLGIDWELTLYAMAVVPLLILAIASVTKKIGNLTYETHMKESKVYSTVENIFNSISLVQAFAREDEERRRFVAESQHSFDRKLTLYSLQTAYGWLVGAITAAGTAYVLYVGARHVLEGDLSTGDLLIFLGYLASLYTPLNNIANTMGAIRGSLAQARRVLDVLAEDKAVPEAPDAKPLEITKGAVEFSGVTFGYDPERPVLSGVSFKARGGATVAVVGQTGAGKTSLISLLLRFYDPQKGAITIDGQDLRNVTLKSVRQQVAIVLQDTHLFPMSVHDNIAYGKRTATREEVVAAATLANAHEFIEAMPQGYDSLLDERGSNLSGGQRQRLSIARALLKDAPLLILDEPTSALDAGTEAQIMEGLDRLMENRTTFVIAHRMSMMRRADLILVIKDKTVSEMGTFQELLDKGGEFARLHALQFAPLKERRPRDAQGQEIVAEAP